DNA sequence from the bacterium genome:
CGGTTCGCGGTAGCGCAGCAGCCGGCCCAGCGACGGCAGGAAGCCGTGCGCGGGATCCTCGGCGTAGAGGCGGCACTCCAGCGAGTGCCCGCGCGGTGCCAGGTCGGCGTCGGACCAGGGCAGCGGCTCGCCCGCGGCCACCGGGATCTGCGCCCGCACCAGGTCCAGCCCCGTCACCCAGTCGGTCACCGGGTGCTCGACCTGCAGTCGCGTGTTCATCTCCAGGAAGTAGAACTCGCTGCCGGGCGTCAGCAGGAATTCCACGGTGCCGGCGCCGACGTAGCCGGCGGCGCGGGCGGCCGCCACCGCGGCCTCCCCCATGCGCCGGCGCAGCCCCTCGTCCAGGGCCGTCGAGGGCGTCTCTTCGACGATCTTCTGGTGGCGGCGCTGGATCGAGCACTCGCGCTCGCCCAGGTGCACGACCCGGCCGTGGCGATCGGCGAAGATCTGGAACTCGACGTGGCGCGGCCGCGCCAGGCAGCGCTCCAGGTAGACGGTGCCGTCGCCGAAAGCGCCGGTCGCTTCGCGCACGGCGGCCTCGGCGGCCGCCACGGGATCCTGGCCGGCCTCGACCAGACGCATGCCCTTGCCGCCGCCGCCGAACGCGGCCTTGACCAGCAGCGGGTAGCCCACCGCGTCCGCCGCCGCGCGCACCGCGGCCGGGTCCAGGGCGCCGCCGGGACCGGGCGGCGGCAGCGACGCGCCAGGCACGATGGGCACGCCGGCCGCGGCCATGAGCCGCCGCGCCGCCGTCTTTTCGCCCATCGAGGCGATGACCTCCGGCGGGGGACCGATGAACACCAGCCCCGCCTCGGCGCAGGCGCGGGCGAAGGCGGCGTTCTCGGCCAGGAACCCGTAGCCCGGGTGGACCGCTTCGGCGCCGGTCG
Encoded proteins:
- a CDS encoding biotin carboxylase N-terminal domain-containing protein; this encodes MSAPFERILIANRGEIACRVIRTCREMGIATVAVASEADLSAPHARLADRTVPLGPPPPDASYLRQDLIIAAALSTGAEAVHPGYGFLAENAAFARACAEAGLVFIGPPPEVIASMGEKTAARRLMAAAGVPIVPGASLPPPGPGGALDPAAVRAAADAVGYPLLVKAAFGGGGKGMRLVEAGQDPVAAAEAAVREATGAFGDGTVYLERCLARPRHVEFQIFADRHGRVVHLGERECSIQRRHQKIVEETPSTALDEGLRRRMGEAAVAAARAAGYVGAGTVEFLLTPGSEFYFLEMNTRLQVEHPVTDWVTGLDLVRAQIPVAAGEPLPWSDADLAPRGHSLECRLYAEDPAHGFLPSLGRLLRYREPGGPGVRVDAGVAEGDEITLHYDPMIAKLSVHAEDRGAAIARLRAALRDYVVLGIATNAAYLDAVLAHPAFAAGETHTGFLQEHFAGAQPDADADAGNESAETAALVAAALQAAVAGAATGRDAVGGAPRAAAAGPAVGRFRLKGLG